In Bradyrhizobium lablabi, one DNA window encodes the following:
- a CDS encoding response regulator transcription factor, protein MRVLLVEDDRMVGAAVAQALKDAAYAVDWVTDGQTAIEAAEVESYDVMLLDLGLPGTDGQDVLRRLRQSGRQLPVIIVTARDGINDRIDGLDLGADDYLAKPFEIRELLARMRAVLRRPGSGSSSLLSNGKISLDPATREASFLGETSLLTAREFAVLQALLVRPGAILSRADLERQIYGWNEEVESNAIEFLIHTIRKKLGAPAIRNVRGVGWMVDRPS, encoded by the coding sequence ATGCGCGTTCTGCTCGTCGAGGATGACCGCATGGTCGGGGCGGCGGTGGCGCAGGCGCTGAAGGATGCGGCCTATGCCGTCGACTGGGTCACCGACGGCCAAACCGCGATCGAAGCCGCGGAAGTCGAAAGCTACGACGTGATGCTGCTCGATCTCGGCCTGCCCGGGACCGACGGCCAGGATGTGTTGCGCCGGCTCCGCCAGAGCGGCCGTCAGCTTCCAGTGATCATCGTGACCGCGCGCGACGGCATCAACGACCGCATCGACGGCCTCGATCTCGGGGCCGACGATTACCTGGCAAAACCCTTCGAGATACGCGAGCTATTGGCGCGGATGCGCGCGGTGCTGCGGCGCCCGGGCAGCGGTTCGTCATCGCTGCTCAGCAACGGAAAGATAAGCCTCGATCCCGCGACCAGGGAAGCCAGCTTCCTCGGCGAGACCTCGCTCTTGACCGCGCGCGAATTCGCGGTTCTGCAGGCGCTGCTGGTTCGCCCCGGTGCCATTCTCTCGCGCGCCGACCTCGAACGTCAGATCTACGGGTGGAACGAAGAGGTCGAGAGCAACGCGATCGAATTCCTGATCCATACGATCCGGAAGAAGCTCGGGGCGCCTGCGATCCGCAACGTCCGCGGCGTCGGCTGGATGGTGGACCGTCCCTCATGA
- a CDS encoding COG4705 family protein — protein MMYASDPANRHAAAMLNKVPEVTVAFWVIKIMSTTVGETGADYLAVHVGLGTAVTSAITVSLLSAALLLQLGKQRYVPWIYWLTVVLVSIVGTQITDALTDKLGISLYTSTAVFAVALATTFAVWYRTERTLSIHTIVTTRRELFYWAAILFTFALGTAAGDLATEELSLGFNVGVLAFGALIGAIAAAYYLGANAVLTFWLAYILTRPLGASLGDLLSQARAYGGLGLGTVYTSVAFLAVIVTLVAAISFAERRAQSHQGAGGTR, from the coding sequence ATGATGTATGCGAGCGATCCTGCGAACCGCCACGCCGCCGCCATGCTCAACAAGGTCCCGGAGGTCACGGTTGCGTTCTGGGTCATCAAGATCATGTCGACCACCGTGGGTGAGACCGGCGCGGATTATCTGGCCGTGCACGTCGGACTGGGGACCGCGGTCACCAGCGCCATCACCGTCTCGCTGCTATCAGCGGCGTTGCTGCTGCAATTGGGCAAGCAGCGCTACGTGCCCTGGATCTATTGGCTGACGGTGGTGCTGGTCAGCATCGTCGGCACCCAGATCACCGATGCGCTGACCGACAAACTCGGCATCAGTCTTTATACCAGCACCGCCGTATTCGCGGTGGCGTTGGCCACAACGTTTGCGGTCTGGTACCGCACCGAACGCACGCTCTCGATCCACACCATCGTCACCACCCGGCGCGAGCTGTTCTACTGGGCCGCCATTCTCTTCACGTTTGCGCTCGGCACCGCCGCGGGGGACCTCGCGACGGAAGAACTCAGCCTCGGTTTCAATGTCGGTGTCCTGGCGTTTGGCGCCCTGATCGGCGCGATCGCGGCCGCCTACTATCTTGGGGCAAACGCGGTCCTGACGTTCTGGCTGGCTTATATCCTGACCAGGCCGCTCGGGGCCTCGCTCGGCGATCTGTTGTCCCAGGCGCGCGCCTATGGCGGCCTCGGGCTCGGCACCGTCTACACCAGCGTCGCCTTCCTCGCCGTCATCGTCACGCTGGTCGCCGCGATCAGTTTTGCCGAGCGGCGTGCGCAGTCGCACCAGGGCGCCGGCGGAACGCGGTGA